From the genome of Tenericutes bacterium MZ-XQ:
AAATGTTGATGCAACTCAAAAAAGAGATAGGTCTATTTGGTGGTATTGCAGTTATTGCTGGTATCATGATTGGGTCTGGTATATTTGTATTTGGAAGTTTAATTTTAACGAGAGTAGGATATGCATTAGGCTTATCTTTATTGGTTTGGTTACTAGGTGGGATTATTACTTTATTTTCAGGTTTAACATATGCTGAACTTGGAACGATGTTTCCAGAGACAGGCGGATATTATGTTTATTTAAGGAAAGCCTATGGTAAAAAAATGGCTTTCTTAAGCGGAACAATGAATTTTATTTTAGCATCTAGTGGATCTATTGCACTGTTAGCATTAGTATTTGGCGATATACTAACTTATATTTTTCCAGGAGTAACAAGTTATGTGAAATGGATTGCTGCACTAACGATTATTTTACTGTCTATTATAAATTATTTAGGTGTTAAGTTTGGATCACTGGTGCAAAAAATATTTTTAGTAGCCAAATTAATTCCTATGATTGGGATTATCATAATCGGTGTGTTTTTAGGAACTGAAAGTGTTGTTTTAGATTTTGTACCACAAGGTGGAGAGCCACTAACTAAAGTATTTACAATGATCGGTTTTGGTGTTGTAGGTACACTTTGGGCTTATGAAGGATGGACAAATTTAAATACAGTATCTGGAGAGATGAAAAATGTCTCAAAAGATTTACCAAAGGCTATTATTTTTGCGATATCAGGAGTAACATTAATTTATGTGCTTTTCACATTTGCGATTTATCGTTTAATTCCTTATAATGATTTAATTGCTTTATCTGAACAAGGTGCAGTACTACCAATCCCAGCAATGATGGCAGTTTTTGGTAATACTGGTATGTATATTGTTTTTGTTGCAGTACTCATTTCAGTTTTCGGTGCACTTAATGGTAGTGTCATGGTTTTCCCTAGAGTTTATTATGCAATGGCAAAAGATCAAACATTTTTCAAATCATTTGAAAAAGTTGATAAAAAATATAAAACACCAAGTGTTGCAATATTTGGATCAATGGTGATGAGTTTAGCGTTATTACTATTTGATGTGGGATCATTATTAACGTTTGTTGTGTTTACAGGTTTGATTTTCAATACACTTATTTTTATTTCAGTATTCTTGTTTAGGAAAAGACAACCAGATCACCCTAGACCTTATAAAGTATGGGGATATCCATATGTTCCAGCGATTGCGATTGTTGGTATGATAGGACTGTTTATAGCGACGCTTGTTGAGGATTTAGTACCTTCATTAATTGGTCTTGGTGTCTTAGGAGTCGCATACTTAGTTTATACATTTATCATCGAAAAGAAAATGAAAAAAGGCGAATGATTTCGCCTTTTTATTTGATCTGATTTATTTATTATTTTTCTTCTAGTAATGATAATACTTGATTAAGTACGATACCAACGATTGCTGCTAAGCTCATACCTTGAAGTGTAGTAGACGCAGTGATATTAATGAATGCTCCACCTAATCCAATGACTAACATTGTAGAAACAATAATTAGATTTTTCATTTTTGAAAGATCTGTTTTATCTTTGATAAGCACTTTAACACCATTTGCTGCAATAAGTCCGTATAAGACAATTGTCATACCACCAATGACTGCCCATGGGATGCTCATAATGAATGCTTGGATGTAGCCTAAGAACCCTAGAAGAATCGCAAAGATTGCTGCTAAACCAATCACGAACACTGAACCAACCTTTGTTAAAGCGATAACACCTGTGTTTTCACCATATGTTGTATTTGCTGGTCCACCTAATGATGCAGACACAAAAGTCGCAATTCCATCTCCTAATAATGTTCTATGAAGACCAGGGTTTTCTATAAAATCATTTCCTGTGATTTCTCCTAATACCACATGATCACCAATATGTTCTGCAATCGTTACGAATGCTAAGGGTGCGAACACTAAAACTTGAGAAAAATTGAAGTCATATGTTCCAATAATAGTAAAATTTGGAACTTGGAAAAATGATACATTTGCAAAAGCTTCACTTAAGTTGACAACACCAAAGATGACAGAGAAAATGTAACCAACCAGAATTGCAATAATGAACGGTACGATTTTTAAGAATCCTTTAGCTTTTGTCGTTAAGACTACAACTGTTGCAAACGTAATAAACGCGATTAATGGTACTTTCCATGCTGCACCTGCTAACCCAATATATAATCCATTATCATATAATGGTTGCATACCAAGTAACCCAAAGTTTAAAACAGCAACTGGAGCTAGTGTTAAACCAATGATGATAATCATAGGTCCTATGACTACAGGAGGTAATAATTTTTTTAACCATCCGCTACCTACAAAGAAGATGATGAGTGCGATGATTACATAAATGATACCAACTACCATTAAACCTAGATAAGCAGCTGATGCGCTTCCTGTTGCAATAATTGCTGCAGATATCGTCGTCATATATGCAAAACTACTGCCTAAATAAACTGGAACTTTTCCTTTTGTACACAAGATATAAATCAGTGTACCGATACCACTTGCTACAAGTGCAACACCTACATCTAAGCCTGTTAACATTGGAACAAGTACTGTGGCTCCAAACATAGCGAAAACGTGCTGTAAGCTTAAAATAATCCAACTGCCAATGCTTTTTGGCTTTTCATTAATACCAACTGTTAATCCATTTTGAGTCATGAGTTTCTCCTTTAATTTTTTTTAAAGGTCGCTTACAAAAAAAGACACCTAGTGGTGTCCTTTAAGAATTCGGCTCATTATAAAACATGTACCTTATTATGCTCACAGGCATAACTTAAAGGACCTTTACTATAAAAGAGTATATCATATATTTTTTGAAATACAATACATTTTTTTGTAAAAAAAGTTATAATAGTTTTGTGGTGATGAAAATGAAGGAAATTATGAGTCAAGATCAATTGATAAGAACATTAAAAAGAATGACACATGAAATCATTGAGAGATATCATCGATTAGATGATGTCATTTTACTTGGAGTATTGCATAAGGGTTTCCCAATCGCAAAAATCATTAAGCAGAACTTACAAGACTTCGCAGGCGTTGATGTCCCTGTATATCCATTGGATATTAGAGCATATCGTGATGATTTAAATGAAGATATAGATAAAGTACATCAAGGATTTGATGCAAAAGATAAAACAGTCATCTTGGTTGATGATGTTTTATATACGGGAAGAACGGTAAGAGCTGCACTAGATGCTATTAATTTTCATGGAAGACCAAAGAAAATATCTTTAGCTATATTAATTGATAGAGGGCATAGAGAATTGCCTATTAGAGCCGATTTTATTGGAAAAAATATACCAACTGCACTTGAAGAAAAAGTTGTTGTAGACATTGATAAAAAAAGTGTAACGATTGATTGATATTTTTTGTGATTAAACGTTAAAACTGTTGACTTTTTCCATACAATATAGTATTATAACAAAGGTACATTAAAAAAAAAGAATTTCCACGAAAGCCCTTATTTCATGAAATAAGAATATAAGGAGAATTTGTAAATGAAAACATTTATGGCAAATGAAAGCACAATTACACGCAAATGGTTTGTAGTTGATGCTGAAAACAAGACTTTAGGACGCTTAGCGACTGAAGTTGCATCTGTATTAAAAGGTAAACATAAACCTACCTACACTCCTCATGTAGACTCAGGTGATTATGTGATCGTAATCAATGCAGAAAAAATTAATTTAACTGGTAAAAAATGGGACAAAAAAATGTATTATAGCCACTCAGGTTATAATGGCGGTCTCAAAGTTACAGCTGCTAAAGACGTTATGGCAAAATTTCCAACACGTATGGTTGAAAAAGCAATTGTTGGTATGTTACCACATACTAAATTAGGTGCGAAGATGGCAAAGAAATTATTCGTTTATGCTGGTCCTGAGCACAAGCATGCTGCACAACAACCAGAAACATTGGAGGTATAACACATGGCAAACAATAAAGTACAATATTTTGGTACAGGACGTCGTAAGAGTTCAGTTGCTAGAGTGATCTTATCAAATGGTAAAGGTGAATTCATAATTAATGGTCGCCCATTTGAAGAATACATTCCATCAGCAGCAACTCGTTTAGATGTTACACAACCATTAGTATTAACTGAAACTGAAGGTAAATATGATATCACTGTTAATGTTAACGGTGGTGGACTTACAGGTCAAGCAGGTGCAATCCGTTTAGGTATTACACGTGCACTTATGGAAATCAATCCTGATTTACGTAAGACTTTAAAACCTGCTGGTTTAGTTACAAGAGACTCTCGTAGTAAAGAACGTAAAAAATACGGATTGAAAAAAGCAAGAAAAGCTTCACAATTCTCAAAACGTTAATTTTACAAGGACCTTATGGGTCCTTTTTCTTTTTTGTGTTATAATTTTTATGTAAGTTTTTATAAAATATAAGGAGTATTATGAAGCTCAATTACAAAACTACATTTTATGTCGGACTGATATTTTTTAGTATATCGATGTTCTGGCAAGCTTATGACATGTTGATTGCTAAAACCTTGATTGATAAATTTGGATTAAACCAATTTGAATCAGGATTGGTGATGGCGTTTGATAACATCATGGCGGTTATCTTACTTCCACTTTTTGGTGCGTTATCAGATAAGAGTCAACATAAATTAGGTAGAAGAACACCATATATTATCGTTGGAACTGTATTAGCAGCTTTATCTTTTATGACTTTGTCTTATGCTGATTATAAACAAACAGAACGTATCGAAACTATAGATTTAGTTGAAGCTCATTATGATGTCGCTTTTGATGAAGAAAAAGACATTACGTTAAAGTCTCATTGGTATATGGTTTCAGATATCATGAAAAACGAGCGATCTAGTGTTTATGTATCTGGAGATATTAGTTTAAAAGAGTATTGGGATTGGGAAAATTCAATCTATGAACCAATGACTGAAATATTAGATCAAGGATCTGATGTGTTATCGGTTAGAGATCAAACAAGAGTTAGAGATTTGTATTTTCAATACTTAAGTCTAAGAGCTTGGGAGTTGACAGCAAGCGATCCAGATATATTTTATACATTTATTGCGATTTTATTTATTTCTTTGGTTTCGATGGCTATATATAGAACTCCAGCGATTGCTTTAATGCCAGATGTAACGATTAAACCACTGCGTACGAATGCAAATGCATTTATTACTTTTTTAGGTGCTATAGGTGGTGTACTTGCAGTATTCATTATTTTATTTAGTGGACTTAATCAAAATGCTTATCATCATCATGTGAGTGTCTATATCATTATTGGATTGATTATGCTTGTATCTTTAGGCATTTTCTTATGGAAAGTCAAAGAACCTAAATTGGTTGAAGAAAAGGAACAATTAGAGGAAAAATTTAACGTCAAAGAAACGGATCCATATGAAAATCCTGAAAAATCCTTTAATACGAAAAAAAGAATTTCACTATACTTATTATTAACGACAGTTTTCTTTCTATTTTTTGGGTATAACGCAGTCATGAGCAAGATTGCTGACTACTTGCCTAAAGTGTTAAATATGGAGTTTTATCAATTGCCATTTATTATCGTTCAAGGTATCGTGATTGCAGCTATTTATCCAATAGGTCTATTAAGTATTAAATTAGGTCGAAAAACCTCAATGCTTATTGGTATATTCATGTTGATTATAGCAATGGCATCGATTGTGTTCATTGAACAAAATCAAATCATATTAACAGCAGCAATCATCATGATTTCAGGATTTGGTTGGACATTTACAGGTGTTAATATTTATCCGATGGTTGTCGAATTATCTAAAGGTAGAAATGTTGGACAATATACAGGATATTATTATGCAGCATCCATGGGTGCACAAATATTTACACCCATTTTATCTGGTATTTTAATGGACCGTTTTGGTAGAATTATACTGTTCCCATATGCTACTATATTTATGGGGTTGGCATTTGTAACCATGATATTTGTTAAACATGGTGAATCACAAAAAATAGATTGGAAAAATCTTTTCAAGAAGAAGGTGTAATATGAAAATTTTAGTCGCAGGGTATTCTAGTTCAGGTAAATCAACATTTTCAAAAAGACTTTCAAGACATTATGGTATTGATGTGTTACACATAGATACAAT
Proteins encoded in this window:
- a CDS encoding 50S ribosomal protein L13, translated to MKTFMANESTITRKWFVVDAENKTLGRLATEVASVLKGKHKPTYTPHVDSGDYVIVINAEKINLTGKKWDKKMYYSHSGYNGGLKVTAAKDVMAKFPTRMVEKAIVGMLPHTKLGAKMAKKLFVYAGPEHKHAAQQPETLEV
- a CDS encoding 30S ribosomal protein S9 yields the protein MANNKVQYFGTGRRKSSVARVILSNGKGEFIINGRPFEEYIPSAATRLDVTQPLVLTETEGKYDITVNVNGGGLTGQAGAIRLGITRALMEINPDLRKTLKPAGLVTRDSRSKERKKYGLKKARKASQFSKR
- a CDS encoding bifunctional pyr operon transcriptional regulator/uracil phosphoribosyltransferase; protein product: MKMKEIMSQDQLIRTLKRMTHEIIERYHRLDDVILLGVLHKGFPIAKIIKQNLQDFAGVDVPVYPLDIRAYRDDLNEDIDKVHQGFDAKDKTVILVDDVLYTGRTVRAALDAINFHGRPKKISLAILIDRGHRELPIRADFIGKNIPTALEEKVVVDIDKKSVTID
- a CDS encoding uracil permease encodes the protein MTQNGLTVGINEKPKSIGSWIILSLQHVFAMFGATVLVPMLTGLDVGVALVASGIGTLIYILCTKGKVPVYLGSSFAYMTTISAAIIATGSASAAYLGLMVVGIIYVIIALIIFFVGSGWLKKLLPPVVIGPMIIIIGLTLAPVAVLNFGLLGMQPLYDNGLYIGLAGAAWKVPLIAFITFATVVVLTTKAKGFLKIVPFIIAILVGYIFSVIFGVVNLSEAFANVSFFQVPNFTIIGTYDFNFSQVLVFAPLAFVTIAEHIGDHVVLGEITGNDFIENPGLHRTLLGDGIATFVSASLGGPANTTYGENTGVIALTKVGSVFVIGLAAIFAILLGFLGYIQAFIMSIPWAVIGGMTIVLYGLIAANGVKVLIKDKTDLSKMKNLIIVSTMLVIGLGGAFINITASTTLQGMSLAAIVGIVLNQVLSLLEEK